The following proteins are encoded in a genomic region of Dehalococcoidia bacterium:
- the hisS gene encoding histidine--tRNA ligase — translation MALRYQAPRGTQDILPEDQPYWDWVRDTASRLASLFGYGRIDTPVFEPAGLFIRTTGEATDIVQKEMYIFHDRGGQELALRPEGTAPVCRAYLEHGMQARPQPVRLWYIAPIFRYDRPQAGRYRQHHQFGVEAIGDGSPLLDAEVIELLWRLYEELGLSGLTLRLNSIGDRKCRPAYVQLLRDYYSDKLDRVCADCRQRYQRNPLRLLDCKQEACQPVIAGAPPITEHLCTECAEHFAQLREYLEGLGIPYELEPRLVRGFDYYTRTVFEVHPPVEGAQSALGGGGRYDGLIEELGGPPTPAVGFGTGIERIILNLKRQEATPSKNGGLDAFVAYQTPQARLAALRLASRLRREGIAAVIATGDRSLKAQMRQADARGARYALILGQRELEAGTVTMRRLADGQQETLPLEQAIARLRP, via the coding sequence ATGGCCCTGCGTTATCAGGCCCCCCGAGGCACCCAGGACATCCTGCCCGAGGACCAGCCCTACTGGGACTGGGTCAGGGATACCGCCTCCCGCCTGGCGTCCCTTTTCGGCTACGGACGCATCGACACCCCCGTTTTCGAACCGGCGGGCCTCTTCATCCGCACCACAGGCGAGGCCACCGACATCGTCCAGAAGGAGATGTACATCTTCCACGATCGGGGCGGGCAGGAGCTGGCCCTGCGGCCCGAGGGCACAGCCCCCGTCTGCAGGGCCTATCTGGAGCACGGCATGCAGGCGCGGCCCCAACCGGTGCGCCTGTGGTACATCGCCCCCATATTCCGCTACGACCGCCCCCAGGCAGGGCGCTACCGCCAGCACCACCAGTTCGGCGTCGAGGCCATCGGCGATGGCAGCCCCTTGCTGGACGCCGAGGTCATCGAGCTGCTCTGGCGCCTCTACGAGGAGCTGGGGCTGTCGGGGCTGACGCTTCGCCTCAACTCCATCGGCGACCGCAAGTGTCGGCCAGCTTACGTGCAGCTCCTGCGCGATTACTACAGCGACAAGCTGGACCGGGTCTGTGCCGACTGTCGCCAGCGCTACCAGCGCAACCCCCTGCGGCTCCTGGACTGCAAGCAGGAGGCGTGTCAGCCCGTCATCGCAGGGGCGCCCCCCATCACCGAGCACCTCTGCACCGAGTGCGCCGAGCACTTTGCCCAGCTGCGGGAGTATCTGGAGGGGCTGGGCATCCCCTACGAGCTGGAGCCGCGACTGGTGCGGGGCTTCGACTACTACACCCGCACCGTGTTCGAGGTGCACCCACCCGTCGAGGGCGCCCAGTCGGCCCTGGGCGGGGGCGGCCGCTATGATGGCCTCATCGAGGAGCTGGGCGGACCTCCCACCCCTGCTGTGGGCTTCGGCACCGGTATCGAGCGCATCATCCTCAACCTGAAGCGTCAGGAGGCCACGCCGTCGAAGAACGGGGGACTGGACGCCTTCGTGGCCTACCAGACGCCCCAGGCACGGCTGGCCGCCCTGCGCCTGGCCAGCCGCCTGCGTAGGGAGGGAATCGCAGCGGTGATAGCCACTGGCGACCGCTCTCTCAAGGCTCAGATGCGTCAGGCCGATGCCCGCGGCGCTCGTTACGCTCTCATCCTGGGGCAGAGAGAGCTGGAGGCAGGGACCGTCACCATGCGACGCCTGGCCGACGGCCAGCAGGAGACTCTCCCCCTGGAGCAGGCCATCGCCCGCCTGCGTCCATAG
- the prfA gene encoding peptide chain release factor 1: MWEKLEELERRFEELAQEMARPEVVADYERLQALAKEHAALERVVSLYREYKRLQRAARDAEAIIADGSDPELATLARDELAQAQAEMERLERELRLALLPKSPLDEKDVIVEIRAAAGGEEAALFAADLFRMYSRYAERQGWETEVISSSPSDLGGFKEIIFEVRGKGAYSRLKYESGVHRVQRVPVTEAGGRIHTSTATVAVLPEPDEVDLHIDEKDLRIEVFGASGHGGQHIQKNATAVRITHIPTGLVVVCQDERSQHRNRQRAMQILRARLLDMEQRKQQEQIEAARRSQVGTGERAEKIRTYNFPQDRVTDHRIGLTLYNLQAVLDGELDPIIEALLEHEQAQLLEGRPV, translated from the coding sequence ATGTGGGAGAAGCTGGAGGAACTGGAGCGTCGCTTCGAGGAGCTGGCCCAGGAGATGGCCCGCCCCGAGGTGGTCGCCGATTACGAGCGGCTGCAGGCGCTGGCCAAGGAGCATGCCGCCCTGGAGAGGGTGGTCTCCCTCTATCGCGAATACAAGCGGCTGCAGCGAGCAGCTCGGGACGCCGAGGCCATCATCGCCGACGGCTCGGACCCCGAGCTGGCCACCCTGGCCCGCGACGAGCTGGCCCAGGCTCAGGCCGAGATGGAGCGGCTGGAGCGGGAGCTGCGCCTGGCCCTCTTGCCCAAGAGCCCCCTGGACGAAAAGGACGTCATCGTCGAGATACGGGCAGCGGCGGGAGGCGAGGAGGCGGCCCTGTTCGCGGCTGACCTGTTCCGCATGTATTCGCGCTATGCCGAGCGCCAGGGCTGGGAGACGGAGGTCATTTCCAGCAGCCCCAGCGACCTGGGGGGCTTCAAGGAGATCATCTTCGAGGTGCGAGGCAAGGGGGCCTACTCCCGCCTCAAGTATGAGAGCGGCGTTCACCGCGTCCAGCGGGTGCCTGTCACCGAGGCGGGAGGCCGCATCCACACCTCCACCGCCACCGTGGCAGTGTTGCCCGAGCCGGACGAGGTAGACCTTCACATCGACGAGAAGGACCTGCGCATCGAGGTCTTCGGTGCCTCGGGACACGGCGGCCAGCACATACAGAAGAACGCCACCGCTGTGCGCATCACCCATATCCCTACCGGGCTGGTGGTAGTCTGCCAGGACGAGCGCTCCCAGCACCGCAACCGTCAGCGGGCGATGCAGATCCTGCGCGCCCGTCTCCTGGACATGGAGCAGCGCAAGCAACAGGAGCAGATAGAAGCGGCACGTCGCTCCCAGGTGGGCACAGGCGAGCGGGCGGAGAAGATACGCACCTACAACTTTCCTCAGGATCGGGTCACCGACCATCGTATCGGCCTGACCCTCTACAACCTGCAAGCGGTGCTGGACGGGGAGCTGGACCCCATCATCGAGGCCCTGCTGGAGCACGAGCAGGCCCAGCTCCTGGAGGGGCGGCCGGTGTGA
- the prmC gene encoding peptide chain release factor N(5)-glutamine methyltransferase, with amino-acid sequence MTLREALREGRRLLESIASDEAALEAEALLCHVLGLDRARLYARLSEPLPAQSCRAFLDLVRRRLAREPLSYVLGRREFYGLELEVTPAVAVPRPETELLVETALSWLRGKAGTVLAADVGTGSGTIALALAAHGPRGLRVVACDISPAALAVARRNARRLGLEGRVDFVLADLLSPLRGAFHLIAANLPYVPTAELEAAPPEVQREPRLALDGGPDGLRVIARLLEQVPPLLAPGGLLLLEMAPHQAQALAEMARAALPEARVQVVRDLSGRERLLAAWT; translated from the coding sequence GTGACCCTGCGGGAGGCGTTGCGGGAGGGCCGGCGTCTCCTGGAATCGATAGCCTCCGACGAGGCCGCCCTTGAGGCCGAGGCCCTCCTCTGCCACGTCCTGGGCCTGGACCGTGCCCGCCTCTATGCTCGGCTCTCGGAACCCCTGCCGGCCCAGAGCTGCCGGGCCTTCTTGGACCTGGTAAGGCGAAGGCTCGCGAGGGAGCCGCTGTCCTACGTCCTGGGCCGGCGAGAGTTCTACGGCCTCGAGCTGGAGGTGACGCCGGCCGTGGCCGTCCCCAGGCCGGAGACGGAGCTGCTGGTGGAGACGGCCCTATCGTGGCTCCGGGGCAAGGCTGGCACCGTCCTGGCCGCGGACGTTGGCACCGGCTCCGGGACCATAGCCCTGGCCTTGGCTGCCCACGGCCCTCGGGGCCTTCGGGTGGTGGCCTGCGACATCTCGCCAGCGGCCCTGGCGGTGGCCCGTCGCAACGCGCGACGCCTGGGACTGGAGGGAAGGGTCGATTTCGTCCTGGCTGACCTGCTTTCCCCCCTCCGTGGGGCCTTCCACCTCATAGCAGCCAATCTGCCTTACGTTCCGACAGCCGAACTGGAGGCTGCCCCGCCGGAGGTCCAGCGGGAACCGCGGCTAGCGCTGGACGGCGGCCCCGATGGCCTGAGGGTCATCGCCCGCCTGCTGGAACAGGTGCCGCCCCTGCTGGCCCCCGGGGGTCTCTTGCTGCTGGAGATGGCCCCCCATCAGGCACAGGCCCTCGCCGAGATGGCCCGCGCTGCCCTGCCTGAGGCCAGGGTGCAGGTCGTGCGCGACCTGTCGGGGCGGGAGCGGCTGCTGGCTGCCTGGACTTAG